In Cryptomeria japonica chromosome 5, Sugi_1.0, whole genome shotgun sequence, the genomic window AATTGCTCCGGCGAGAGCGTCTAAGGGAATGGGTGTACTCACATAATCGGACTTGGCATAGAAATACAACTTATTCGAATCATATCTGGCGGCGAGACTCGATACGTCGGAACCAGTGAGGCCGGAGAAAAACAACACGGATTCAATCCAGCTCATTTCACGAGACTCATTTGCCTGAATACCCAGCTCGGGAAAGCTAGAATCGAGGGATTTTAGCATGTTGGGTTTCCGGCCAAGGTACATTCCGTTAAACGTAGCCGCCATTGCTGTGTTATTCGGCGCCGCCAAGTTGACAGACAAATAAAACTCCTTCTCCAGAGTCGGCGCCACCTTCTGCCACTTTTGCATCAGCGCCGCCACGTTGTCGACGCCATGCCTGGGGACGCTGAACGATGTGACCACGGGCGGAACTTTCACGAGCTTAATCTGCCATGCAACCACAATTCCCCAGCTCCCGCCGCCGCCACCACGTAATGCCCAGAAGAAATCTTCGCCCATGGTTTTTCTGTTAAGCAGCTTTCCCTCTGCGTCCACCACCAGCGCATCCACCACGTTGTCCGCCGCCAGGCCGAACATTCTAGAAATAAGGCCGAAGCCGCCGCCGCTAAAATGCCCGCCGACGCCAATAGTTGGGCACGACCCCGCCGTAAAGCCGAAACCGCCGTCATTCTGAGCAATCGCATAGTAAATTTCCCCGACCGTTGCGCCACCGCCAACCCACGCCGTCTTTGTGGCGACATCCAATTTGACGGCGTTGAGATTGATGAGATCTATTATCACGAAGGGCGATTCGGCTGTGCTGGAGGTGCCTTCGTAGCTGTGGCCGCCGCTCCGTACACGGATTTCGTAGCCTCCTTTGCCAGCGCATGTGACCGTGGCCTGGACTTGCTGGTTGGTCTGCGGGATAATGATGAAATTGGGCTTTGGTATTTGGGATGTCGCGAACCTGAGGTTCTGTATGGAGTAGTCTAGCAAGATTTTGTAGTTTTTGGATTGCATGCTTGTTACATTTCTTATGCCATTTGTTGTCACACAGTTGCGAAAAGCTTCATCGGAGACTGCAATGGCTGGTGTTATGATGAGGAGTAATACAGCCCAGATCAGTGTATTAAGTATGGATTTCAGAGAAGCCATTTGCAGTCCAAGGAGGCAGGAGGGGGCTTGCAAAATTTAGAGACATTGCCTCTGAATTTATAGTAAATATTTGCTTGGATGACGTCACACAATTTGGGCTTTTATTATGTAGATATCTATGAAAGTAACTTTTAACACTTTTGGTATTTGCTTGTTATTCTTTTGGATTTGAATGTCGATCTATCATTAAGATAAGAGAGCAAGAGAAAACATAATATTATTTTGACTTGGGAATCAAcctttgaatatttttggtattattttgATTTGGGAATCAACTTTTGAACATTCTTTTGTCTTATTTTAAGAATGTCGATCTATCATTAAGATAAGAGAGCAAGagagaacataatattattttgaCTTGGGAATCAAcctttgaatatttttggtattatttttatTTGGGAATCAACTTTTGAACATTCTTTTGTCTTATTTTAAGAATGTCGATCTATCATTAAGATAAGAGAGCAAGagagaacataatattattttgaCTTGGGAATCAACCTTTGAATATTTCTGGTATTATTTTGATTTGGGAATCAACTTTTGAACATTCTTTTGTCTTATTTTAATTTGGAAATCAATTAATCCAATGAGTTTTATCAAGATAAAACCATGATCAATTCCCTGTGAGTTTGAATACTAATTGTCATATTTTTATCAATGAACAATCGTTATTTATTTTGATTTGTGAATTGAACTTTGaacacttttttgtatttttttgatttggGAATCAACCTTTGAacacttttttttgtattattttgatTTAGGGATAAACTTATCTAAAGAGTTTTTattaaaaacaatgataaatttgtTGTGAGTTTGAATACTAGATGTCATACTTTAATCAATGAATAATAGTTATTATATTTGAGTCACGTGGATAAGTTCTTTGTCTGAATATTAACTAGTATATTTGAGTTATTTGTTTGAacactagtattttgaaatatattttaaaatagtttAGCATGATAAATTGGGTATCTAAGTTAAAATCTTGACTATAAGAAGTTGTGATAAGTTATGACACTTACAAAGACTTTTTAAAAATAGTCTAGACCCCCGAAACCTACACCAATAAAAGATGAAGAATGGGTTATGTTGGATTGGAAGGTGTGAAGACTTACAAGGATTTATTTGATAGATTTAGTGTTGTCAAATGTTTATGTAATATTCCTCTAGGAGAAGTTACAAAATTTGTAACAAGCTAAATCCCTAGTTACTGAGTTTTTCTATGGAAGAAGCTATAAACTCTTAGGATGGGTGATAGTAATTTAATGGTAGATCACAAATTATATTCTATTGATATGGAAATTGAAGAGGAAGGTCGATGCATGACCCTTCTATGCTCTATTCTAACCTCGTGAGATAACTTGGTGATGGAAATTAAGAATGCTATTTCAAAGTTTGCACTTCATGAAGTAGTGGTTtgctctttaaaaaaataaaaaaaataaaaatttgaatctacccaaaaaaaaatttatttgactATTTGTGGATAGTCAAACCAGAAGGGTGAAAAAAAGACAAGAAAATCCAAGTCTTTGAGAGATCTAAATCTAAGTCTAAGCTGGGGCCTTCCCCTATGGTTGCCTTAAATCTAGAGACCTACAAGTGAACACACAAATGTCTTCCTTGAGGGCTGGAAACTTCTTTATCTTTTAGTTGTCCCTTATCCATATCCTTTTCTCATGTGACCCCACCTTATCTTCTCTTAATTGTCATGTGCTCCACGTGATATTAGTACGAAACAACGTACCGGATTCTTGTTTCATACGCCTCCAAACTCTCCTTTCCACGTCTTCACTCACATCATACACTATTTTCTCTCATGAAAAATCTCTCTCGATCATTATCTTAGCACTAAAAGAAATTATCAAAACAAATTCCTCGCCAAATCTGCCACTCAAATTTCAACTTGATGGCCTGAATTAGTATTAGGGCAAAATTTAAATTCTATCAATTTTATGGCTATTTAAACATTATACGTACATTTCATTATATTTCTTAATTAgactatatatattttatatataatttgtATATATTACATTAAAAGAAATTCAATTTGAAACGTATTAAAATTTAATggtaaaaatatttgaaaaaaaattaaaattctattGATTTTTATTATGTCTATTTAAACATTACTTATACATTTGACTATATTTATTAATTAGCACATATATATATCTAATATTTAACTTATATATATTACATCACGAGATATTTAATAAAAAACGTATTAATATTTAATGGTGAGAGTATTTGGACAAAATTTGAATCCTATCAATTTCATGTCTATTTAAACATTACATGTACATTTGACTATATTTCTTaactattatatatatgtgtgtgtgtgtgtgtgtgtgtgtgtgtgtgtgtgtgtgagaagaGATATTCAATTTGAAATGTATTAAAATTTAATGGTGAAAGTATTTGGACAAAATttcagtgtgtgtgtgtgtgtgtgtgtgagaagaGATATTCAATTTGAAATGTATTAAAATTTAATGGTGAAAGTATTTGGacaaaattgaaattttgtcaaTTTCGTGTTATGTCTATTTAAACATTACATGCACATTTGACTATATTTATTAACaagcatatatattttatatttataaatattacgTAAAGAAATATTCAATTCGAAACATGCTATAATTTAAGGGTGAGAGtatttaaacaaaattaaaaattttgTCGATTTTGTGCTATGTCTATTTAAATATCACGTGTACATTTGGCTATGTTTACTAACTAGCATATATATCGtacatataatttatatatattacatCACTTGGTACATTTTATAATTCAATGGTAAGAGTATTTgtacaaaatttaatttctatcaaTTTTTTGCTATGTCTATTTAAACATTGCATGTACATTTGACTATATTTATTAACTagcatatatatcatatatataatttatatattaagtCAAGAGATATTCAATTtgaaacatttaaaatttaatgaAAAAGTGCAAAGTATATAATATATGTTTGATAGGATATCTCACAACTTACTATATATATGCTAGTAAGATTGAGAGAAtcatattataaataaaaataaaattaattatattatattacatcAAATCAttataggattttaattaaaataaaattattgtattTAACTTGCATGatagtataatatatattttattaattcattattatacataaaatatatataaataaaaataaaatatatataataataaaattataagtatctattataattattatatattatattattataataaatatataagtataattAATAATTACAAATATTAAATAGGTATAATAAAATGATTTTGAAACATTGTGAAAATGGAGGTTAGCATAAACCAATAGGAATTCATGTTAGTAACAAACTTTCAACCATAAGAAAACCATGAAGACAAATCCATTCAAAGCATTACCAAAGAAGATTAGCACAAGGGGTTAGTTAggaaataaacaaaatgaaatgaACTTCCCCATGATGCTCCTTATGTCAtgactcttccttgtcctcctcttctccaagATCCTACTACTATGTAAAGTTTGCCCTCTGTAGGACCCCTTCTCAATCAGACTCTTTTTGgatttatgtttgacttcagttgactattcagtggatacattattgtatattgattcagactttatgcgatgttattttatGCTTTAACTAGACatgtagtgtatgctttcatgcagtatttcattacttatgtttaatgagatttttatggattactgacatggactaaaACATTTGCTTCATAGGTGCAATGTGCTATTTATATGTTTCTTGTTTGCAAGTCTATgtgatgcaaggggatgattttccttcactcactccggtgagacagggaacgccatgattctccttcattggtgtgtgtgtcgtgtatgtttatatatttgtctatatgcatgtgtggttcgttgatgcaggacattgtaggtacaagtatcaggtagttacggggtatcgactccacctggtttcacagttttgagcgtgccttatttgtccgatgggagtggaggagatagttgttgggcCCTatcttgacccgcagttacactcatgtgagtttTGCCAGTCGGTCGTCTTTTCCATTTGaatggtatgcgagtcatagtgctttggtattgTCGTTTTGTGAGTCGTCGTTTGATCATTCCTCGTTTTGCATGTTTCTGATTTCTTGTATGGTTAttaaattgagtgaatgatgttatctttgtgttggtgtaattagttaTTTAATATACTCTCAAGTTatcgatttaattaaatagatgagttgctagatttaaatggttaaatttgctTAATATATGGTGTTAAAGTTGTATTAAATTATTGGAAAAAAAAGAGTAAATGCCttgccatttaaattttaaatgctatgttgagttaaagtctcaaaattaaaaaagaaaatgtaaaataaataaaggCATTTCCCTTTTTACCTTTTTATTTAGCTTTTGGCTTTTattttgttgaaaaggattatttcatggaaaaaggtaaatctgatttctttgactttttaaaatagtttattctgattggtggagaaaacttttaacctagaaagtttaggttgaaaatatatttttccatatatTCCCGGGAGTTCACGGGAAGAAGGAAGGTAgattttttaatgcaaaatttgGAACCATTTGGAAGGAGGAACTTGTAGTTGAAATTTGTATGCAAGGTTGGAACTCTTCCACAAATTTGCTTCCGGGATTGCTTTGCAAGTTGGATAGTCTTCTTCttgttttgcaattaaaatttgaatgtttgagttttcttcctgtgtgtttgttcaaaattgtgaaaccttattGAAGATTcttgttggatgttggatttgaAAGAAAGAGTAGTTGTTATTGTATTTTGTTGAATTCAAATCAAATGTGTGCATGTTGAAAGGAAATGGTTCAATTTTCTAtttgttgtgtgttgtatgttctTGCAAAATTTAGTTCTTGGATTATTTCCTTTATTTTGTGTAGAAAGGAATAGATTTGGTTTTTTGTGTGATTACAAGTTTCTAtctgcccaagatttggggtttacgTTGGCAAACATTGTTAAATTGCCTCTTGCATGATGCACAAATTCTTCCTATGTGAGAAGAAGTGTAGAAATTAATCAAATCCCTCTTATCTCTCTAAAATTCTTCTGATTTTGCCCAAGATCTTTATATATTTGGGGCTTTTGTGTTTTATCAATTTACAAAATCTCCTTATTAAAAATATCATGCCAAAATTTGAAATGCGGTGCACTGGGTTTTTACCAATAAATGTGAGATAGGGGATGGTTCAATTTTTaatgtaaatttttttaaatatatatatatatatatatatataaataatataaatcAAGCCCACGTGGCGGGCTAATCCCACCATGTGGGACGGTAGTGTCTTGCTACTGCATGTAGCAGCACTAGTGATCGGTAGTGACTGTTACTGCGAGGTAGAAGCACTAGCAGTCGGTAGTGACTGCTACCGGACGGTAGCAACACTACCGACGATAGTGCTTGCTACCAGTCGGTAGTAGCACTACCGACAGGTAGTGTCTGCTGCTTTCCGACAATAGCACTACCCGCGAGAGGCTTGGCCACCGCTTGCCTTTATTTTCCCTCCTTCGTGGTGTATGTAAAATGTGTTCGCTATTTTATATTAATGCGATAAAATTTTTATGTTagtttttaatgttattttattatatatatatatatatatatatatatttatttatttgtttatttatttatttattttattttccctaCCGACAGGCAGTGTCTATTGCTTACCGACAGCAACACTACCCGCGGGAGGCTTGGCCATTGCTTGCCTTTATTTTCCCTCCTTCGCGGTGTATGTAAAATATGTTCGCTATTTTATATTAATGCGATAAAATTTTTATGTTAGTTTTTAATGTtagtttattaaatatatatatagacacacacacacacacacacacacacacacacacacacacacacacacacacacacacacacacacacacacacacacacacacacacacacatatataatgctTGGTTATAAAATCAGATTGATAAATTTGGATATAATGTAGAAATAGGTAATATGTTTTAACATGATtcatattttatttgttaaatattttatatggattttattattttgttggaaTATGGGATTGGAAATAAATGGAATTGAATGGTGTAATGTATTAAATGTAGGGTGTTTTATTCTATTGtcaatcaatgaatttgcaagtgtttatgatacTGATTTTCTCAAGGATTGTTTGAGttcggacttagtgaaattagcttttctTGCAAGGGTTTAATTGGTGGTTATTTCTCGTCTATGATTCAGTCATCCTGTTGTGGCATATTTTGTGTCTCTTGaccaagtgatgtatgatgacctcgttgtcttaaccatgtagtgcttttcccttatggttaaccaagagttagtatgtctttgTTTTGGCCCCtcgtatttggatagtggtgttatggttgtctgcttcgccataggatCCTTGTAGactgaccatgtttgtttagtgtcctatgagagagtggctttcgagtgggggtcgtgcctgaagtggatgacaagataacccctagaaagtcagataataagtgataacctaataattgattagggggtgggtagtttataacattatataagatattgtacaccatgcatggttgagtgctcgtataggctcaagatgtagtgggaaggcttggaatggcaaaccgatcatcttgtcttcatgaagggttggtagggtccgcatgagacttagatggagctagaggttcaggaaaggttattaggataacccaggatgggggccgagtcctatggaggcctacctagggtaaccatcataagctatgcgatgacactctctctttagggtcactagtatattgtgatgtcgagtcacctggaatattgtggagtcCTATTGTACTATCATGGAGTCATTTTTTATGTCGTCCATGTCTTTCTTATGCTTGCCTGAGGGTCCTCTACTaactcctagcacggtggggtgattccattttgggatcacatggtcgggtgatagtgccacttcccatcggatgttcttgttcgtaccttcatgcaaggattggctttgtAGGTGTTCTTATGGTTCATGTCTCAttctctatctcatgttggagattattattctttggagacctatgtggtcatttgtatcaacGAACTtatatgtaaccttgtatttggtaaagatgtaaacttttaatgtattattggaagccatatattttatgatcaatataatcttaaGCTTTGGATGTTATTTTATTAGTTATCCTTATTTTATGTGAAATACTTAattgaagagaaaattatattgtatcctttctaTCTTTCAATGGTGCAATATGCTATTGTATATGGCTGATTTTGTTCTATGAGAaattgatggttaattggattaatagtaattatggaatttaacctttcattcaattcttcgttggtaaccctttaggaattctggtgttagtcttccacttgtgttattattgtgaaaTGTAGTAATTATGCACTTAATGTGATTGTAGCCTAGATGtgtggttttcctttggggttcctggcagggcattacacccTCATCTTGAGCACTAGCATAAAGGGATGTCAAATGCATGATGGGAGACAGTTGATTATGTGAAGTGTTAAATTCTTGAAGATGTGAATGGAGTGGGTATgcgcaagatcatggtgtgccaaaataggcccttaagtggcaatgaaattttagaaaatcagagctatgcaacttgacatggaaatttgaataagttgtgaacattatttttaaaatatgtaagaagagaatatatagaaaattgaatgtagtttctaagctactagttgttttttggaaaaaaaaaaatcctatttgatgaaaatttcaaatttcaatgtagttgtattaaaatttcaggaaaaagataagaagtagacatatgtctgaccaccctaatcacaatcaaatcataatatttataatataagtattagtctcatgtctggatgtgacacaattttttttttaattgtttataaagtaaataattatctagatgaattttttactacaacttttcagaaattcagaaactcctacgtctgactaccttaacttggtcaaaaccttatgatttttttttttttatttccctatagtagacaaagcataggatgtcattcatgttttagattcaaaaaatgtgataccgtttgaaagttatgagtatttttcaatcaatctatcaatcaggactattgtcagaattcaattagaaaataaataataattatttattaaagtttaaataagacaagccttatttatattgttggaaagttgag contains:
- the LOC131036542 gene encoding berberine bridge enzyme-like D-1, whose protein sequence is MASLKSILNTLIWAVLLLIITPAIAVSDEAFRNCVTTNGIRNVTSMQSKNYKILLDYSIQNLRFATSQIPKPNFIIIPQTNQQVQATVTCAGKGGYEIRVRSGGHSYEGTSSTAESPFVIIDLINLNAVKLDVATKTAWVGGGATVGEIYYAIAQNDGGFGFTAGSCPTIGVGGHFSGGGFGLISRMFGLAADNVVDALVVDAEGKLLNRKTMGEDFFWALRGGGGGSWGIVVAWQIKLVKVPPVVTSFSVPRHGVDNVAALMQKWQKVAPTLEKEFYLSVNLAAPNNTAMAATFNGMYLGRKPNMLKSLDSSFPELGIQANESREMSWIESVLFFSGLTGSDVSSLAARYDSNKLYFYAKSDYVSTPIPLDALAGAIKIFQEQPLGNAIFDPYGGRMWEISSDSIAFPHRAGNLFSIQYLVSWHDEKGDSEAYLAWLRKLHAFMEPYVSQNPRAAYVNYLDLDLGTVGKNSTSPVAEASKWGKRYFMDNFERLLQVKTRVDPHNVFRNVQSIPPDVRS